From Streptomyces griseorubiginosus, one genomic window encodes:
- a CDS encoding PspC domain-containing protein yields MPEAAAVPLVEPRPPRKLYRSSDGRWLGGVARGLAGHLGLPVIWVRLVFVGLFMADGLGALLYAAFWFFVPLGVGGVGGQRPPALVTTETSPDGRRRLVARRPDRGQIVALLLMVVVAMVFVGNVNVGNGAKAYLWPAVLVGAGVALVWRQADNARRARWMEVGRRRRTLTLLRAAGGVLLVTAGVSGVFVLQGSAAHLGSVLQAALAVLVGITLLAGPYLVRMTQDLSEERLMRIRAQERAEVAAHVHDSVLHTLTLIQRNAENASEVRRLARAQERDLRTWLYKPEGTGKDEADEPTDLADAVRRNAAEVEDKHGVPIEVVVVGDCPLDERTSAQMQAAREAMVNAAKYGGEGGAVQVYAEVEGRTVFVSVRDRGPGFDLDSIPADRMGVRQSIIGRMERHGGTARLRAVPDGGTEVELEMERAEKTS; encoded by the coding sequence ATGCCGGAAGCCGCAGCAGTGCCCCTCGTCGAACCGCGGCCGCCGCGCAAGCTCTACCGCAGCAGTGACGGACGCTGGCTGGGTGGTGTGGCGCGGGGGCTCGCCGGGCATCTCGGGCTGCCCGTCATCTGGGTGCGGCTCGTCTTCGTCGGCCTGTTCATGGCGGACGGCCTCGGCGCCCTGCTGTATGCCGCCTTCTGGTTCTTCGTGCCGCTCGGCGTCGGCGGGGTCGGAGGGCAGCGGCCACCCGCGCTGGTCACGACCGAGACCTCGCCGGACGGCCGCCGCAGACTGGTCGCCCGCCGCCCCGACCGGGGTCAGATCGTGGCCCTGCTGCTCATGGTCGTCGTGGCCATGGTCTTCGTCGGCAATGTCAATGTGGGCAACGGCGCGAAGGCCTACCTCTGGCCGGCCGTCCTCGTCGGCGCGGGCGTCGCCCTCGTCTGGCGCCAGGCGGACAATGCCCGCCGGGCCCGCTGGATGGAGGTCGGCCGCCGTCGGCGCACCTTGACCTTGCTGCGTGCCGCCGGTGGTGTCCTCCTGGTCACCGCGGGCGTCTCCGGGGTCTTCGTGCTCCAGGGTTCCGCTGCCCACCTCGGCTCCGTCCTCCAGGCGGCCCTCGCCGTCCTCGTCGGGATAACGCTGCTGGCGGGGCCGTATCTCGTCCGGATGACCCAGGACCTCTCCGAGGAGCGCCTGATGCGTATCCGCGCCCAGGAGCGCGCGGAGGTCGCCGCCCATGTCCACGACTCGGTGCTGCACACCCTGACCCTGATCCAGCGCAACGCGGAGAACGCGAGCGAGGTCCGCCGCCTCGCCCGCGCCCAGGAGCGCGACCTGCGCACCTGGCTCTACAAGCCCGAGGGCACCGGCAAGGACGAGGCCGACGAACCCACCGACCTCGCCGACGCGGTGCGGCGCAATGCCGCCGAGGTCGAGGACAAGCACGGCGTCCCCATCGAGGTCGTGGTCGTCGGCGACTGCCCGCTCGACGAGAGAACCAGTGCCCAGATGCAGGCCGCGCGCGAGGCGATGGTCAACGCCGCCAAGTACGGTGGCGAGGGCGGCGCCGTACAGGTCTATGCCGAAGTCGAGGGCAGGACGGTCTTCGTGTCCGTCCGGGACCGCGGTCCCGGCTTCGACCTCGACTCGATACCCGCCGACCGGATGGGTGTCAGACAATC
- a CDS encoding PspC domain-containing protein, protein MTDHQHAPGAGSGGGPDPSTGPGAGAPTDTGGHARTHGQAGARKEKEGGTTPTTVTATHATEDPAPESGPAATPLAFRRDRRHKQLAGVCAGLGRQCDMDPVIFRITLAVLSATGGIGLIFYGFAWLLVPYDDEDENEVRKLLTGRVDGQALIGVLFALVGCGVFLTMLSNTGVLTFAVVLSLLLAGAGYWSRNRGTPDPDPLAAQAVADAPPEAQAPPVPAGSPSWWRDPIVKDGTHVGGTGYLWGPVDSRERDIAAAVNIGLGTPWNRREDLRAAQTRQPKPRGPRWIGGWIFLFALLAGGLGTGATWEEHPLGTSLQTGLACALIVFGLGIALSSFLGRTGAGSVFLAVVTAGLLATSAALPKDITTHWVRTTWKPAAVTDVRPEYELGTGVGTLDLTKLDLSKGRTVTTQADVGVGRLVVVVPPDVTVKASIDVGVGDIQLPGDDQADVDVEPGKRKEVTLPPTSDPKNAGTLDLDLRVGIGQAEVRRAAS, encoded by the coding sequence ATGACAGATCACCAGCACGCCCCGGGCGCCGGATCCGGCGGAGGCCCGGACCCGAGCACCGGCCCCGGCGCGGGCGCCCCCACCGACACCGGCGGGCACGCGCGCACGCACGGGCAGGCGGGCGCGCGAAAAGAAAAAGAAGGAGGCACGACACCGACCACGGTCACGGCCACGCACGCAACCGAGGACCCCGCCCCGGAATCCGGCCCCGCCGCCACCCCCCTCGCCTTCCGGCGCGACCGCCGGCACAAGCAGCTCGCCGGGGTGTGTGCCGGGCTCGGGCGGCAGTGCGACATGGACCCGGTGATCTTCCGGATCACGCTCGCCGTGCTGTCGGCGACCGGCGGCATCGGTCTCATCTTCTACGGCTTCGCCTGGCTCCTCGTCCCCTACGACGACGAGGACGAGAACGAAGTGCGCAAGCTCCTCACCGGCCGGGTGGACGGCCAGGCACTGATCGGCGTGCTGTTCGCGCTGGTCGGCTGCGGAGTCTTCCTCACCATGCTGAGCAACACCGGCGTGCTGACCTTCGCCGTGGTCCTCTCCCTGCTGCTCGCGGGCGCCGGCTACTGGTCGCGCAACCGCGGCACCCCCGACCCGGACCCGCTCGCCGCCCAGGCCGTCGCCGACGCCCCGCCGGAGGCGCAGGCCCCGCCGGTGCCGGCCGGCTCCCCCTCCTGGTGGCGCGACCCCATCGTCAAGGACGGCACCCACGTCGGCGGCACGGGCTATCTGTGGGGGCCCGTGGACTCCCGCGAGCGTGACATCGCGGCGGCCGTCAACATCGGCCTCGGCACCCCTTGGAACAGACGCGAGGACCTGCGCGCGGCCCAGACCCGGCAGCCCAAGCCGCGCGGCCCGCGCTGGATCGGCGGCTGGATCTTCCTGTTCGCCCTGCTGGCGGGCGGCCTGGGCACCGGAGCGACCTGGGAGGAGCATCCCCTCGGCACCAGTCTGCAGACCGGCCTCGCCTGCGCGCTGATCGTCTTCGGCCTCGGTATAGCCCTCAGCTCCTTCCTCGGCCGGACCGGAGCGGGCTCGGTCTTCCTCGCGGTCGTCACGGCCGGCCTGCTGGCCACCTCGGCGGCCCTGCCGAAGGACATCACCACCCACTGGGTCCGCACGACCTGGAAACCGGCGGCGGTGACCGACGTCCGCCCGGAGTACGAACTCGGCACCGGGGTGGGGACCCTGGACCTGACCAAGCTGGATCTGTCCAAGGGCCGGACCGTGACGACCCAGGCCGACGTGGGCGTGGGCCGGCTGGTGGTCGTCGTACCGCCGGACGTGACCGTGAAGGCGAGCATCGACGTGGGCGTGGGCGACATCCAGTTGCCGGGCGACGACCAGGCGGACGTGGACGTGGAACCGGGCAAGCGCAAGGAGGTCACCCTGCCACCGACCTCGGACCCGAAGAACGCCGGCACGCTCGACCTGGACCTGCGGGTCGGCATCGGACAGGCGGAGGTGCGCCGTGCTGCGTCATGA
- a CDS encoding DoxX family protein — MTHSFRTDTHAPYYDEQRSWRDSISQYALLPLRIFLGVTFIYAGLDKLTDSAFMKDSGSGSIGDMMRSVRDSSAIPALVDLSLKNPVGFGYAIALGELAVGIGTLLGILARLAALGGALISLSLWLTVSWASDPYYYGNDLAYLMAWLPLVLAGASVFSVDAALRARRRQRAGGYR; from the coding sequence ATGACTCATAGTTTTCGTACGGACACGCACGCCCCCTATTACGACGAGCAACGGTCCTGGCGGGACAGCATCAGCCAGTACGCCCTGCTTCCGCTGCGCATCTTCCTGGGCGTCACCTTCATCTACGCCGGCCTGGACAAACTGACCGACAGTGCCTTCATGAAGGACTCCGGCTCGGGCTCCATCGGCGACATGATGCGCAGCGTGCGGGACTCCTCGGCGATCCCCGCCCTGGTCGACCTGTCCCTGAAGAACCCCGTCGGCTTCGGCTACGCCATCGCTCTCGGTGAACTCGCCGTGGGCATCGGCACCCTGCTCGGCATCCTCGCCCGCCTCGCCGCGCTCGGCGGCGCGTTGATCTCGCTCAGCCTGTGGCTGACCGTGAGCTGGGCGTCCGACCCCTACTACTACGGCAACGACCTCGCCTACCTGATGGCCTGGCTGCCCCTCGTCCTCGCGGGTGCCTCCGTCTTCTCCGTGGACGCCGCCTTGCGGGCCCGACGACGGCAGCGGGCGGGAGGTTACCGGTAG
- a CDS encoding DUF4429 domain-containing protein — MAEIIQRDGTWAFDGTTVRITPGLHRSVPLFRQTYGEIAVPLEAIAGVAFEPERKRGRLRMRLREGADPLLHATGGRLPDPADPYRLTVDVDRAGVAEYVAEEIRRALLLDQIPKEPTKTYLLPGPPVPVSVRSSDGTVSFDGIQVRIDWADTSDRVKRATGPRIINVGDLVQVEWLPNSGYEDGFMRFVTRETSFSKLPPEKDPYALDLWGSTRRDLLTALVATAVTARLPHPSTRGGLEYDDERADRPRLTASAVPPPADHHDVLLRRLRELGELHREGVLTDEEFALTKAAVLRGF; from the coding sequence ATGGCCGAGATCATCCAGCGTGACGGGACCTGGGCCTTCGACGGCACAACGGTCAGGATCACGCCGGGACTCCACCGCTCCGTGCCGCTGTTCCGGCAGACGTACGGGGAGATCGCCGTGCCTCTGGAGGCCATCGCGGGAGTGGCGTTCGAACCGGAACGCAAGCGCGGCCGGCTCAGGATGCGGCTGCGCGAGGGCGCGGACCCGCTGCTGCACGCGACCGGCGGACGGCTGCCGGACCCGGCCGATCCGTACCGGCTGACCGTGGACGTCGACCGTGCGGGGGTCGCCGAGTACGTGGCCGAGGAGATCCGCCGCGCGCTCCTCCTGGACCAGATCCCCAAGGAGCCGACGAAGACGTATCTGCTCCCGGGCCCGCCGGTCCCGGTCTCGGTGCGCTCCTCCGACGGCACGGTGTCCTTCGACGGCATCCAGGTCCGTATCGACTGGGCCGACACCTCCGACCGCGTCAAGCGCGCGACCGGTCCGCGGATCATCAACGTGGGCGACCTGGTCCAGGTGGAGTGGCTGCCCAACTCCGGTTACGAGGACGGGTTCATGCGGTTCGTGACCCGTGAGACGTCGTTCTCGAAGCTGCCGCCGGAGAAGGACCCGTACGCCCTCGACCTGTGGGGCAGCACCCGCCGCGACCTGCTCACGGCGCTGGTCGCGACGGCCGTCACGGCGAGACTCCCGCACCCGTCCACCCGGGGCGGCCTCGAGTACGACGACGAGCGCGCCGACCGCCCCCGGCTGACGGCGTCCGCCGTACCGCCGCCGGCCGACCATCACGACGTACTGCTGCGCAGGCTGCGGGAGTTGGGCGAGCTGCACCGTGAAGGGGTGCTCACGGACGAGGAGTTCGCCCTGACGAAGGCGGCCGTGCTCCGGGGTTTCTGA
- a CDS encoding class II aldolase/adducin family protein: MHGTPLGPTPPMPVPTEKLQFAMPPMHDSVEEERRHRKERLAGALRNFGRLGFEDGVSGHITARDPEFTDCFWVNPFGMPFKHVTVSDLVLANSDGQVLDGRHHVNQAAFTVHSQVHAARPDVVAVAHCHSVHGRALAALGELLDPITQESCAFYEDHALYDTYTGVAVDAEEGRRIATALGSRKALVLRNHGLLTVGDSVDAAAWWFVSMERSSQVQLTARAAGRPVLIDHRAAVATREQLGGDLVAWINYQPMWQDISRSEPDLLS; the protein is encoded by the coding sequence ATGCACGGGACACCCCTCGGGCCCACTCCGCCGATGCCGGTGCCCACCGAGAAGCTCCAGTTCGCGATGCCGCCGATGCACGACTCCGTCGAGGAGGAACGCCGGCACCGCAAGGAGCGGCTCGCCGGCGCGCTGCGGAACTTCGGACGGCTCGGCTTCGAGGACGGCGTCTCCGGACACATCACCGCCCGCGACCCGGAGTTCACCGACTGCTTCTGGGTCAACCCCTTCGGCATGCCCTTCAAGCACGTCACCGTGAGCGACCTGGTGCTCGCCAACTCCGACGGGCAGGTGCTCGACGGCCGGCACCACGTCAACCAGGCGGCGTTCACCGTGCACTCCCAGGTGCACGCCGCCCGCCCGGACGTCGTCGCCGTCGCCCACTGCCACTCCGTGCACGGCCGGGCGCTGGCCGCCCTAGGTGAACTCCTCGACCCCATCACCCAGGAGAGCTGCGCCTTCTACGAGGACCACGCGCTCTACGACACCTACACCGGAGTCGCCGTCGACGCCGAGGAGGGCCGCCGGATCGCCACCGCGCTCGGTTCCCGCAAGGCCCTGGTCCTGCGCAACCACGGGCTGCTCACCGTCGGGGACTCGGTGGACGCGGCGGCCTGGTGGTTCGTGTCGATGGAACGCTCCAGCCAGGTGCAGCTGACGGCCCGGGCGGCGGGCCGCCCCGTGCTCATCGACCACCGGGCGGCGGTCGCGACAAGGGAACAGCTGGGCGGGGACCTGGTGGCCTGGATCAACTACCAGCCGATGTGGCAGGACATCAGCCGCAGCGAGCCGGATCTGCTGTCGTGA
- a CDS encoding pyridoxamine 5'-phosphate oxidase family protein has protein sequence MNWAAFSAAEPDLAKTVEERFGGGGAGVSPAEHSTHHVLATLRKDGSPRTSGLEVRFLNGELWLGMMPDSLKALDLLRDPRFALQANPGEGQTMGGGDVRISGRASEVTDPATKAAYGEEVEPPEPFHLFRTELTEVVRTYVEDEKYLVVQVWKPGEPVRTLKRT, from the coding sequence ATGAACTGGGCAGCTTTCTCCGCCGCGGAACCCGACCTGGCCAAGACCGTCGAGGAGCGCTTCGGCGGCGGGGGTGCGGGGGTGTCCCCCGCAGAGCACAGCACCCACCACGTCCTCGCGACCCTGCGCAAGGACGGTTCACCCCGCACCTCCGGCCTGGAGGTGCGTTTCCTGAACGGCGAGCTGTGGCTCGGCATGATGCCGGACTCGCTCAAGGCCCTCGACCTCCTGCGCGACCCCCGCTTCGCCCTCCAGGCCAATCCCGGCGAGGGGCAGACGATGGGCGGCGGGGACGTGCGGATCAGCGGTCGCGCGAGCGAGGTCACCGACCCGGCGACCAAGGCCGCGTACGGCGAAGAGGTGGAACCGCCGGAGCCGTTCCACCTCTTCCGCACCGAGCTGACGGAGGTCGTGCGGACCTACGTCGAGGACGAGAAGTACCTGGTCGTCCAGGTCTGGAAGCCCGGAGAGCCGGTGCGCACTCTCAAGCGGACCTGA